In bacterium, a single genomic region encodes these proteins:
- a CDS encoding amidase, whose translation MSHQDLVFMTACEMARLIRNREISALELMEAHLSQIEKINPRVNAVVTLVAEHALEAARDADIKSAKGEKTGPLHGLPVAHKDLVDTKGIRTTYGSPIFKDHVPAVDALIVERLKSAGALTLGKTNTPEFGAGSQTFNPVFGPTRNPYDLSKTCGGSSGGAAVALACGMVPIADGSDLGGSLRNPASFCNVVGFRPSPGRVPIWPTPSAWFPLTVEGPMARTVQDAALMLGAIAGPDPRSPISIAEPGERFWGPLDRDFRGVKIAWSRDLGGLPVEAEVTGVLESQLSVFQDMGCIVEEAEPDLTDADEVFRVFRAWRFELSHGRLLDEKRHLMKPTVIWNIEEGRKLTGVQLGQAEVKRTALYHRVREFMEQYEFLLLPVSQVLPFPVEQEYVTEINNIRMETYLDWMRSCYYITVTGLPAISVPCGFSSQELPVGLQIVGRHQQDLGVLQLAYAFQEATGFWRKRPALVLEAGSEKSQHS comes from the coding sequence GTTACTCTTGTGGCGGAACATGCGCTAGAGGCCGCACGTGATGCGGACATAAAGTCGGCAAAGGGCGAGAAGACAGGACCTCTCCATGGCCTTCCCGTGGCTCACAAGGATCTGGTGGACACAAAGGGAATAAGAACAACTTATGGTTCGCCCATTTTCAAGGATCATGTGCCTGCTGTGGACGCTCTGATAGTCGAAAGGCTAAAATCAGCCGGGGCCCTGACATTGGGCAAGACCAACACCCCAGAATTTGGTGCTGGCTCCCAAACATTCAATCCTGTCTTTGGGCCGACCAGAAACCCTTATGACCTGAGCAAGACCTGCGGAGGAAGTAGCGGTGGGGCTGCCGTGGCCTTGGCCTGCGGCATGGTGCCCATAGCGGATGGTAGCGACCTGGGGGGCTCTCTTAGAAACCCAGCCAGTTTCTGCAATGTGGTAGGCTTCAGACCGTCGCCTGGGAGAGTGCCCATTTGGCCCACACCATCGGCCTGGTTCCCTTTGACCGTTGAAGGCCCCATGGCAAGAACTGTACAGGATGCGGCCCTGATGTTAGGTGCCATAGCTGGACCGGATCCTCGCTCCCCCATTTCCATAGCAGAGCCTGGAGAACGCTTTTGGGGCCCTCTGGATAGGGATTTCAGGGGAGTTAAGATTGCTTGGAGCAGAGACCTGGGTGGGCTTCCGGTGGAAGCTGAGGTGACAGGAGTTCTGGAAAGCCAGCTAAGCGTGTTCCAGGATATGGGTTGCATCGTGGAAGAAGCAGAACCGGACCTCACCGACGCAGATGAGGTGTTTCGGGTCTTCAGGGCCTGGCGTTTTGAGCTTTCCCATGGTCGGCTTTTGGATGAAAAAAGGCACCTCATGAAGCCAACAGTAATATGGAACATAGAGGAGGGCAGGAAGCTCACGGGAGTTCAGCTAGGTCAAGCCGAGGTGAAACGCACGGCCCTGTATCACAGGGTCAGGGAGTTCATGGAGCAATACGAGTTTCTGCTGCTGCCTGTAAGCCAGGTTCTGCCCTTCCCGGTAGAGCAAGAGTATGTCACCGAAATAAACAACATCCGTATGGAGACATACCTGGACTGGATGCGATCCTGCTACTACATAACCGTTACAGGCCTGCCTGCCATATCCGTGCCTTGTGGATTCAGCTCCCAAGAGCTTCCGGTAGGTCTCCAGATAGTGGGGCGTCATCAACAGGACTTGGGTGTATTGCAACTGGCCTATGCCTTTCAGGAGGCCACTGGCTTCTGGAGAAAAAGACCCGCTTTGGTGCTGGAGGCTGGAAGTGAGAAATCCCAACACTCATAG
- a CDS encoding amidohydrolase, with product MRNPNTHRANLKAKQDVTVLEEVSLFMPEGVILRGSLAWAGQHILCLGETRQVLGAAGPRARRIKLKGALVLPGFWDGHTHMLSGALEQGQVQLNAVKDRNEFREAIFHWVNQNPQEPWIVGSGWNDALWGGLAPSKQWVEDVSAGRPLFLLRYDMHSALVNSVALKLAGIGPNSSDPQGGRIIRDPSTGEPTGLLLEKAMELVARLIPPPSLSTRARLLSRALEKAVALGLTSIQDLVWDFGDTQVHTEVFSRQGARPRVFLRTPIEQLSQFLEARDWQWPSGILLQGVKGFLDGSLGSRSAWLRKPYEGTEADCGVSWVSDNARFREMVMEAVRQDVAVSLHAIGDAAIGKALELYHECIQRNLGRASLRIEHFQHPSQQDIMGMDHPRLTASVQPLHMVFDAAPTEQRLGPERARLSFPLRSLMELRCNVVFGSDWSVADLNPLLGIQAAVTRRDRDGRWPGGWIPDQCIGIEQALKAYTWNAARSVGFHEISGCLAQGRLADLTVLDRDITSCEPLQIPEARVLLTVVEGKMMYEDI from the coding sequence GTGAGAAATCCCAACACTCATAGGGCAAACCTCAAGGCCAAACAGGATGTTACAGTCCTGGAGGAGGTCTCCCTTTTTATGCCTGAAGGGGTGATCCTAAGAGGATCGCTGGCCTGGGCTGGGCAGCACATACTGTGCCTCGGAGAAACTAGGCAGGTCTTGGGGGCTGCAGGCCCAAGAGCCAGAAGAATAAAGTTGAAAGGGGCCCTGGTCCTGCCAGGTTTCTGGGACGGGCATACGCATATGCTGTCTGGAGCCCTGGAACAGGGGCAGGTGCAACTCAATGCTGTAAAGGACAGAAATGAATTCAGGGAGGCCATATTCCATTGGGTGAATCAGAACCCTCAGGAGCCCTGGATAGTGGGCTCGGGCTGGAACGACGCACTTTGGGGCGGATTGGCCCCATCCAAGCAGTGGGTTGAGGATGTAAGCGCAGGAAGACCCCTTTTCTTGCTGCGCTACGACATGCATAGCGCCTTGGTCAACTCCGTGGCCCTGAAATTGGCCGGGATCGGCCCCAACAGCTCAGATCCCCAGGGGGGAAGAATTATTCGTGACCCCTCCACAGGAGAGCCCACTGGGTTGTTGCTGGAAAAAGCCATGGAGTTGGTGGCCCGCTTGATTCCTCCGCCTTCCCTCTCAACCAGGGCCAGACTCCTTTCCCGAGCCCTAGAGAAGGCCGTGGCCTTGGGCCTCACATCAATCCAAGACCTGGTCTGGGACTTCGGGGACACGCAAGTGCACACAGAGGTCTTTTCCAGACAAGGAGCTCGACCCAGAGTGTTTCTCAGAACACCCATAGAGCAGCTCTCCCAGTTCCTGGAAGCCAGGGATTGGCAATGGCCCTCAGGTATCTTGCTACAGGGGGTCAAGGGCTTTCTGGATGGGAGTCTGGGGTCACGCTCCGCCTGGCTCCGGAAACCGTACGAAGGCACAGAGGCCGACTGCGGGGTTAGCTGGGTGTCTGACAATGCCCGTTTCAGGGAAATGGTCATGGAGGCGGTGCGGCAGGATGTGGCTGTTTCACTGCATGCCATAGGTGATGCGGCCATAGGAAAGGCCCTCGAGCTTTACCATGAATGCATCCAAAGGAATCTGGGCCGGGCCTCCTTGAGGATCGAGCACTTTCAGCACCCTTCACAACAGGACATCATGGGCATGGATCATCCCAGGCTCACGGCCTCTGTTCAGCCCCTCCACATGGTTTTCGATGCAGCCCCCACAGAACAAAGACTTGGCCCCGAGAGGGCCAGGCTTTCTTTTCCCCTCCGCAGCCTCATGGAACTCAGGTGCAATGTTGTATTCGGCTCGGACTGGTCGGTGGCGGATCTAAATCCTTTGTTGGGGATCCAGGCCGCGGTGACACGTAGGGACCGGGATGGAAGATGGCCTGGTGGCTGGATTCCTGACCAGTGCATTGGAATAGAACAGGCCCTGAAGGCCTATACCTGGAATGCCGCCCGCAGTGTAGGATTCCACGAAATCTCAGGATGCCTGGCCCAGGGCAGACTGGCTGATCTCACGGTGCTGGACAGGGACATAACCTCTTGTGAGCCCTTGCAGATTCCAGAGGCCAGAGTGCTTTTGACCGTGGTGGAGGGCAAGATGATGTATGAAGACATTTAG
- a CDS encoding NUDIX hydrolase, protein MPVKPWEYLSSEIRADYRIFRLRVDRSRSPRTGNTHDFFILESPDWVNVIPLTPDNQVVLVRQWRHGTRSMTLEVPGGLVESSDSPEEAARRELLEETGYKAREITYLGAVEPNPAFLNNRCHTFLAMDVEKVSELSQDEKEDIEVVLRPMAQIPMLIRDGSISHSLVVAAFYRLFMEKEHFIKNLSCRP, encoded by the coding sequence ATGCCAGTAAAACCTTGGGAGTATTTGAGCTCTGAGATCCGTGCAGACTATCGCATATTCCGCCTTCGGGTGGACAGATCCCGATCCCCCAGGACCGGCAACACTCATGACTTCTTTATTCTGGAGTCCCCGGACTGGGTTAATGTAATACCCCTCACACCCGACAACCAGGTGGTGCTGGTGAGACAGTGGAGACACGGCACCCGATCCATGACCTTGGAGGTTCCTGGGGGGCTGGTGGAGTCCTCGGACAGCCCTGAGGAGGCAGCTCGCAGAGAACTCCTGGAAGAGACAGGCTATAAAGCCAGGGAAATTACCTATCTGGGGGCTGTGGAGCCCAACCCGGCCTTCTTGAACAACAGATGCCACACTTTCCTGGCCATGGATGTGGAAAAGGTCTCAGAACTCAGCCAAGATGAGAAAGAGGACATAGAGGTGGTGTTGAGACCTATGGCCCAGATACCAATGCTCATAAGGGATGGATCCATCTCCCACTCCTTGGTGGTGGCTGCTTTTTACAGGCTGTTTATGGAAAAAGAGCATTTCATCAAAAACCTTTCCTGCAGGCCCTAG